The following proteins are encoded in a genomic region of Thermogemmatispora onikobensis:
- a CDS encoding DUF1156 domain-containing protein, with the protein MSDSLKKKLIEVALPLKAINEASSKEKSLRHGHPSTLHLWWSRKPLATARAVLFASLVDDPSAHPERFPNEASQEQERERLLELIRQLVIWENTTNEQVLAQAREEIRRATNGAPPPVLDPFAGGGSIPLEALRLGLEAQAGDLNPVAVLINKALIEIPPRFAGRPPVHPQARQALLAGQWEGARGLAADIRAYGRWLRDEAERRIGHLYPRVPLPTPALEERPATDRKRKPSQANGASHSNGEATVIAWLWARTVTCPNPACGAQMPLVSKWWLSKKRGHEAWVEPLVERESRPPRVRFVVHTGRTGQGEPPASSKHSRGAHFSCLCCNNAATEEYIKAEGQAGRMGACLIAIVAEGPRGRIYLSPEPHHEEIAALAHPEWLPNQPLANDMRNLWCQGYGLTTFGDLFTPRQLAALTTFSDLIAEARERVLAVARAAWGELDPASAGDERPLREGGSGPVAYADALATYLALAVDRCADYWSALCSWHTGRDIIRNTFARQALPMIWDFAEANPFSTSSGNFMGAIDWVAAVIEAVPCSASGAARQCEASAAVNGVARPLISTDPPYYDNVGYADLSDFFYVWLRRSLAPIYPDLFATLLTPKGGELIASPYRHGGDKDQARRFFEEGLRRVFANLRAAQHPDYPLTLYYAFKQAEVEQAGDEAPDEELEEAAEPLADDEAEAAEEGQAPQSAARRRNGKQAANGQNGTALVASTGWETMLEGLISAGFTITGTWPIRTEMANRSVAMGTNALASSIVLVCRPRPEKAPIASRQQFLRELRQELPQAIHHLQQGGIAPVDLAQASIGPGMAIYSRYRRVEDVDGSPVSVRAALQLINRVLDEILTAQEGDFDSETRWAVAWFEQFGFVSGDFGSAETLSKAKNISIQLLSESGIVHSHGGKVRLLRGEDLPQRERLNDGQPLTTWEFTLRLAHALLKGGGEEHAARLLSQRQDLAASALELAYRLYSICERRGWAQEALPYNSLAIAWPDINQKALRYSKGELAEQGSLLPE; encoded by the coding sequence ATGAGTGATTCGCTGAAGAAGAAGTTGATTGAGGTGGCGCTGCCGCTGAAGGCTATTAATGAGGCTTCCTCTAAGGAGAAGTCGCTGCGTCATGGTCATCCTTCGACGCTGCATCTGTGGTGGTCGCGTAAGCCGTTGGCGACGGCGCGCGCCGTGCTGTTTGCCTCGCTGGTGGACGATCCGTCGGCCCACCCGGAGCGTTTTCCCAATGAGGCCAGCCAGGAGCAGGAGCGCGAGCGGCTTCTCGAACTGATCCGCCAGTTGGTCATCTGGGAGAATACAACCAATGAGCAGGTGCTGGCGCAGGCCCGCGAGGAGATCCGCCGCGCGACGAACGGGGCGCCTCCTCCCGTGCTCGATCCTTTTGCCGGTGGCGGCTCGATTCCGCTGGAGGCGCTGCGCCTGGGGCTGGAGGCTCAGGCCGGCGATCTCAATCCGGTGGCTGTGCTCATCAATAAGGCGCTGATCGAGATCCCGCCGCGCTTCGCCGGGCGCCCGCCGGTTCATCCGCAGGCGCGTCAGGCCCTGCTCGCGGGTCAGTGGGAGGGGGCGCGCGGGCTGGCCGCCGATATTCGCGCCTATGGGCGTTGGCTGCGCGATGAGGCCGAGCGGCGCATCGGCCACCTCTATCCGCGCGTGCCTCTGCCGACGCCAGCGCTGGAAGAGCGGCCCGCCACCGACAGGAAGCGAAAGCCCAGTCAGGCCAATGGGGCCAGCCACAGCAACGGCGAGGCGACGGTCATCGCCTGGCTGTGGGCGCGCACGGTGACCTGTCCAAATCCGGCCTGCGGGGCTCAGATGCCGCTCGTGAGCAAATGGTGGCTCTCGAAGAAGCGGGGGCATGAGGCCTGGGTGGAGCCACTGGTGGAGCGCGAGAGCAGGCCGCCGCGGGTGCGCTTTGTGGTGCACACAGGACGCACAGGCCAGGGTGAGCCGCCGGCATCTTCAAAACATTCCCGGGGAGCCCATTTCAGCTGCTTGTGCTGCAATAATGCCGCGACCGAGGAATACATCAAAGCCGAAGGCCAAGCTGGTCGCATGGGCGCTTGTTTAATCGCCATCGTAGCAGAAGGGCCACGTGGACGCATTTACCTCTCTCCTGAACCTCACCATGAGGAGATTGCAGCGCTTGCTCATCCTGAGTGGCTTCCCAACCAGCCTTTGGCTAATGATATGCGCAATCTCTGGTGCCAGGGCTACGGTTTAACCACCTTCGGCGACCTCTTCACCCCGCGCCAGCTTGCGGCCCTGACCACCTTCAGCGACCTGATCGCCGAGGCGCGCGAACGGGTGCTGGCCGTGGCACGCGCCGCCTGGGGCGAGCTGGACCCCGCCAGCGCCGGCGATGAGCGCCCCCTGCGCGAGGGCGGCAGCGGCCCCGTCGCCTATGCCGACGCCCTGGCCACCTACCTGGCGCTGGCCGTGGATCGCTGTGCCGATTACTGGTCTGCCCTCTGCTCGTGGCATACTGGGCGTGATATAATTCGGAACACCTTCGCCCGCCAGGCGCTGCCCATGATCTGGGACTTCGCTGAGGCCAACCCCTTCAGCACGAGCAGCGGCAATTTCATGGGCGCCATCGACTGGGTGGCCGCTGTCATCGAGGCCGTTCCCTGCAGCGCCAGTGGTGCGGCCAGGCAGTGCGAGGCCAGCGCGGCGGTCAATGGCGTCGCCCGGCCCCTTATTTCCACCGACCCGCCCTACTACGACAACGTCGGCTACGCCGACCTCTCAGACTTCTTCTACGTCTGGCTGCGGCGCAGCCTGGCCCCCATCTATCCCGACCTCTTCGCCACCCTGCTCACCCCCAAGGGCGGCGAGCTGATCGCCTCGCCCTACCGCCACGGAGGCGACAAAGACCAGGCCCGCCGCTTCTTCGAGGAGGGCCTGCGCCGCGTCTTCGCCAATCTGCGCGCCGCCCAGCATCCCGATTATCCCCTGACCCTCTACTACGCCTTCAAGCAGGCCGAGGTCGAGCAGGCCGGGGACGAGGCGCCTGATGAGGAGCTGGAGGAGGCAGCCGAGCCGCTGGCAGACGACGAGGCAGAGGCCGCCGAGGAGGGCCAGGCTCCTCAGAGCGCGGCCCGGCGCCGCAACGGCAAACAAGCCGCCAACGGCCAGAACGGCACGGCCCTGGTGGCCTCCACCGGCTGGGAGACCATGCTCGAGGGCCTGATCAGTGCCGGCTTCACCATCACCGGCACCTGGCCCATCCGCACGGAGATGGCCAATCGCAGCGTCGCAATGGGCACCAACGCCCTGGCCTCCTCGATCGTGCTCGTCTGCCGCCCGCGCCCCGAGAAGGCCCCCATTGCCTCGCGCCAGCAATTCTTGCGCGAGCTGCGCCAGGAGCTGCCCCAGGCCATTCACCACCTGCAGCAAGGCGGCATCGCCCCCGTCGACCTGGCCCAGGCCAGCATCGGCCCCGGCATGGCCATCTACTCCCGCTACCGCCGCGTCGAAGACGTCGACGGCAGCCCCGTCAGCGTGCGTGCCGCCCTCCAGCTCATCAACCGCGTCCTGGACGAAATCCTGACCGCCCAGGAAGGCGACTTTGACAGCGAAACCCGCTGGGCCGTCGCCTGGTTCGAACAGTTCGGCTTCGTCAGCGGCGACTTCGGCAGCGCCGAAACCCTCTCCAAAGCCAAAAACATCTCCATCCAGCTCCTGAGCGAGAGCGGCATCGTGCACTCCCACGGCGGCAAAGTGCGCCTGCTGCGCGGCGAAGACCTGCCCCAGCGCGAGCGCCTCAACGACGGCCAGCCACTCACCACCTGGGAATTCACCCTGCGCCTGGCCCACGCCCTCCTCAAAGGCGGCGGCGAAGAGCACGCGGCCAGGCTCCTCAGCCAGAGACAGGACCTGGCCGCGTCAGCCCTTGAACTGGCCTACCGCCTCTACAGCATCTGCGAGCGCCGCGGCTGGGCCCAGGAGGCCCTGCCCTACAACAGCCTGGCCATTGCCTGGCCAGACATCAACCAGAAAGCCCTTCGCTACAGCAAAGGCGAGCTTGCCGAACAGGGGAGCCTGCTGCCAGAATAA